The genomic DNA GGGCGACGACGGCGGCCGCAACAACGAGCCCGGCTACGAGACGGAGGCGCCGGAGGTCGACGGCAAGGCCACGCTCTACCCCGGCAGCGGGGACGAGCCCGTCGTCCTCGGTCTGCCGGAACGGCCGGCCGGCGAGGACCCGTACTACGGCCCCGGCGGCTTCGCCGCCGCCGACCCGGACGGCGACGGCCGCGACGGGCTGCTCGTCGCGACGTACGACGGCGCCGTCCTCCTCGACGGCGACGAGCGCACGCCCGTGCTGCGCGAGGGCCCGGCGCGGACCGCGGACGGCAAGCGGACGAAGGCGAAGGACCGCAACGCCCGGCCGGTGGGCGCCGGGGACTTCGACGCGGACGGCAGGGACGAACTGATCCTCAACTGGGCGCCCGACCCGCTCTTCGCGCTGTACGGCGAGAAGCCCGCGTACTGGTGGATCACCGAGGGCGCGACGGACCGCGACGCGGTGACGTTCGCCACGACGGAGTTCACGCCGCGCCGCTCCTGAGACCCGCGGCGCCGTCAGCCGACCGCTCGCGGCGGGGCGGCAGGCAGAGGTACGCGGACAGCACCCCGGCGGCGGCGACCAGGCTCCACAGCGCCCAGGGCCCGGCGGCGTACGCGGCGCCCCCGAGAAGCGGCCCGGCACCGGTGCCCACGGTGTACGCGGCACCGTGCAGGCCCTGGTAGTGGCCGGTCATGTGCGGCGGGGTCAGGCCGCCGAGGTACGCGTACGCGACGGAGCTGGTGATCATCTCCCCGCACGTCCACACCACGACCGTCGCCGCCAGCAGGGTCATGTCCGTCATCAGCCCGGTGAGCGCGAGCCCGGCGCCGACGAGGAGGTTCCCGGCGGCGAGGACGTACTCCGGCCGGCAGCGGGCGACCGCGCCGGTCGCGGGCAGTTCCAGGGCCAGCACCAGCAGGCCGTTGAGCCCGATGAGGAGGCCGTAGTCGCGGGCGCCGAGCCCCGCGTCGGTGACGTGCAGGGGCAGGCCGACGGTGGACTGGATGTAGACGAACTCGGCGACCGCGGTCATCAGCAGGAAGCGCAGCAGGAACGAGGCCCGCGGCGCCGGCGGAGTGACCGCGCTCGGTGAGGTAGAGCACGATGAACACGGGCAGGAAGTTGCCGACCCGGTTGACCAGGATGCCGAGGCTCACGATCCACACCCGGCCGGGCAGGCCGCGCAGGGCGTCGCGGAACCGCTGCTCGGCGGCGTCCGGCCGGCCCTGCGGGGCGGCGGTCACGGGGCGGGCTCGGTGCGTATCCGGACCGCGGCGGCGAGCCGGCGGGCGTGGGCGACGGCCTCGGCGGCGGTGGCGCCGCGGGTGAGGACGTGGCCGGCCTTGTCCTCGTTCCAGGTCAGCGGGGACACCACGGTGCCGGGCCGCACGCCGAGCCGGAGTTCGACGCAGGCGGGGTCGGCACGCGCCTCGTCGGCGCCGGTCACCGCCACCACGCGGCCGGGTTCCGGGGTGAGGAACCGTACGGCCGCACCGGCCCGCGGCTCGGGCGCCGCGGTCAGCGGCGGCAGGACGCCGAGCCCGGCGGCCAGGGCGTGGCTCTCCATGTCGACGCCGTAGGCGATCTCGGTCAGCTCGTTGATGCGGTCGCCGCCGACGCGGTTGTGGGACTCGACGATCCGCGGGCCGCGGGCGGTCAGCTTGACCTCGGTGTGCCCGGGGCCGTTTCGCAGCCCGACCGCGTCGAGGAAGTCCGTGACCAGCCGCGTGACGTCGCGCAGCGTGCCGGGCGCGACCGCACTGGGCTGCGCGTGGCCGATCTCCACGAAGCCGGCGCCGCCGGTCTCCTTGTCGGTCACCGCGACCACCACGTGCCGGCCGTCGAAGCTCAGGGTCTCCACGCTGATCTCCGGCCCTTCGAGGTACTCCTCCATCAGGAACTCCTCGAAGGAGCCGGCGTCGGAGAGGTCGCGCGCGGTCCACTCGCCGTCGAGCGCCCGGAAGCGGTCGGCGACGGTGTCGGCCGCGGTCCGGTCCCGTACGTGGAACACGCCCAGGCTGCCGGACTCGCGGACCGGCTTGACGATGACCGGCAGCCCGTGGGCCGCGGTGAACTCCCGGACGTCCGCCGCCGACCGGCCGACCGCCGCGGCCACCGGGCTGACGCCGCGCTCGGCGAGGCGCCGGCGCATCCGCCCCTTGTCGAGCAGCAGCTCCGCGGTCTCGACGGACTCGCCGCCCAGCCCGAGCGCCTCGTTGATCCGCGCCGCGGGCAGCAGGCCCAGTTCGAACAGCGACACCGCCGCCCGTACCGGATACGCGGCGTGCAGCGCCCGCACGAGCGGCAGGAGCCGATGGGTGTCGGCGTAGTCGAGCAGCAGCGCCTGGTCGACGTACGGCCAGTGGCCGCTGCCGTACGCGTCGGGGTACTGGACGTGCACGACGTCCAGGCCGAGCGCCCGCGCCTTGCGCACCTGCGCGAGCCTGCCGCCGACGACGAGCACGCGGGGGCGTGCGGCGGCGGACCGGGGGATGTCCATGATCGGTTTCCCTGCTTCCTGGGGTGGGACGTCCGACACGCTACGACCGGTTCCGGACAATCCACTTCCGGAATATGCAAGAGCCGCCTAACCTGCCCGGATGCCGACCGACCTCAGCCCCACCGCCCGGGCCCTGCGCACGATGGAGATCCTCCGGGCCCGCCCCGGCGCGACGGCGGACGAACTCGCCGCGGAGCTGGGCGTCACCGAGCGGGCGGCGCGCCGGTACGTCGGGATCCTCCGGGAGGCCGGCGTCCCGGTGGAGTCGACCCGCGGCCCGTACGGCGGCTACCGGCTGGGGCGCGGCGCGCGGCTGCCGCCGGTGGTCTTCACCGAGGCCGAGGCCCTGGCGCTGGTCATGGCGGCGCTGGACGACGCGGACGAGCTGGTGGGCAAGGCGCTGGACAAGGTGATCCGGGTGCTGCCGGAGAGCGTCGGCCGGCAGGCGGCGACGCTGCGGGAGCACGCCGCGGCCGCCCCCGACCCGAACTCGGCCCGCCCCGACCCGGCGACCACCGGCGCGCTGGTCGCCGCGTGCGCGGAGCGGACGAGCGTGCGGGTCACGTACCGCAGCGAGTCGGGGCGGGAGTCGGAGGGGCTGGTCGACCCGTGGGCGGTGGTCGTACGCCACGGGCGCTGGTATCTGCTGTGCCGCTCCCACCGCGCGGACGCCATCCGCACGTACCGCGTGGACCGCATCGGCGAGGTCCACTGGACGACCCGCGCCTTCACCCCGCCCGACGGCCTCGACCCGGTCGCGGTGCTGGAGGAGAACCTCGGCACGGGCTGGGAGTACCCGGCCCGGGTGGCGTTCGACGCCCCGGTGGCGGAGGTCGCGCGCTGGGTGCGGCCGCCGATGGGCCGCCTGGAGGCCGCAGGTGAGGGCTGCGTGCTGGTCGGCAGCACGAGCGCGCCGACGATGTACGCGCGGGACTGGCTGGCCCGGATGCCCTTCGCGTTCCGCGTCGAGGGCGGCCCGGAGCTGCGCGCGGCGGTCGCGGCGCTGGCGGCGCGGCTGACGGCGGCGTCGGAGGCGTCGGAGGCGTAGCGGGAGTCACGTCAGCACGCCGGCGGCGAGGGCGAGCAGTGCAGTCGCCGCGGTGAGGGTCGCGCCGAAGGCAGCCCCGGCACGCAGCAGGGCGGCGGGAGCCGAGGCACCGTCCCAGCGGGCCGGCAGCCCGGTGGCGACAAAGCCACCACCGTCAAAGGTGTCGAGCACTTCCCCGAAGGCACCGTCACCCGTACCCCCGCCCCCGGGACGTCACCTAGCCTCCCCCAGCGCCAGCGCCCGCAGCAGCAGGTACGCCGACTGCACGAACCGGCTTCGCAGCGTGACCCCCGAGTTGGTCAGTGCCACCACGCACACCTCCCGCTCCGGGCTCAGGCCCACGAACGCCGTGCAGCCGCGGGTCGCGCCGCTGTGGAAGTACAGCGTCGCCCCCGACAGGGTGCGGACGCTCCACGCCAGGCCCGACTTCTCCTCGTCCTCCGCCGGCAGTTCACGGATCCGCACGACCTCCGCCAGCGGAATCCGCAGCGACCGCACCACCCCCGAGTCCTCCGGGTCGAGGTGCGCGCGGAGGAAGCGGATCAGGTCGTGGGCGCTGGAGCGCACCGCGCCCGCGCCGGGGAGGGCCGGGATGACCCAGGGCGGGCGG from Streptomyces sp. CMB-StM0423 includes the following:
- a CDS encoding MFS transporter, producing MTAVAEFVYIQSTVGLPLHVTDAGLGARDYGLLIGLNGLLVLALELPATGAVARCRPEYVLAAGNLLVGAGLALTGLMTDMTLLAATVVVWTCGEMITSSVAYAYLGGLTPPHMTGHYQGLHGAAYTVGTGAGPLLGGAAYAAGPWALWSLVAAAGVLSAYLCLPPRRERSADGAAGLRSGAA
- a CDS encoding ATP-grasp domain-containing protein, encoding MDIPRSAAARPRVLVVGGRLAQVRKARALGLDVVHVQYPDAYGSGHWPYVDQALLLDYADTHRLLPLVRALHAAYPVRAAVSLFELGLLPAARINEALGLGGESVETAELLLDKGRMRRRLAERGVSPVAAAVGRSAADVREFTAAHGLPVIVKPVRESGSLGVFHVRDRTAADTVADRFRALDGEWTARDLSDAGSFEEFLMEEYLEGPEISVETLSFDGRHVVVAVTDKETGGAGFVEIGHAQPSAVAPGTLRDVTRLVTDFLDAVGLRNGPGHTEVKLTARGPRIVESHNRVGGDRINELTEIAYGVDMESHALAAGLGVLPPLTAAPEPRAGAAVRFLTPEPGRVVAVTGADEARADPACVELRLGVRPGTVVSPLTWNEDKAGHVLTRGATAAEAVAHARRLAAAVRIRTEPAP
- a CDS encoding helix-turn-helix transcriptional regulator, which encodes MPTDLSPTARALRTMEILRARPGATADELAAELGVTERAARRYVGILREAGVPVESTRGPYGGYRLGRGARLPPVVFTEAEALALVMAALDDADELVGKALDKVIRVLPESVGRQAATLREHAAAAPDPNSARPDPATTGALVAACAERTSVRVTYRSESGRESEGLVDPWAVVVRHGRWYLLCRSHRADAIRTYRVDRIGEVHWTTRAFTPPDGLDPVAVLEENLGTGWEYPARVAFDAPVAEVARWVRPPMGRLEAAGEGCVLVGSTSAPTMYARDWLARMPFAFRVEGGPELRAAVAALAARLTAASEASEA